The stretch of DNA GCTTCGCTGGGGTAGCCGTCCACCTTCATCTGGGCATTCTGTGCCTTCTGCGTCTGGGTGAAGTCGGTAGAACTCAGCCCCGTGATGCCTGAGCCGGTAATGGTTATGGCGTTGTCCGCGCCAAGGTCCATGCCCCGCAACTGCAGATGGTATTCGCTGCCGTCGTTCACAAGGCTGGCGCGAACACCGTCGTTGAGGGCCGCATCGGCATTGATGAGGTTGACGAAGGTCTGCAGGGTGGTGCCTGCGGGTACATCAATGGAATAGTCCTTGCCTGCATAGTTCAGTGCGAACGTACCGCCTGTGGTGGTGATGACGTCTGACGAAGACGACCAGCCGTGTGTGCCGGACCACAGGTCGTTCTGGGCGAGCTGGTTCACTACAATGGTATGCGTGGATTCTATGGCATCTGCACCGGCAGTGACCCCGATGGTGGACGAATCGGTGCTGGTGGCTGATTTGGTGAGGAATTTTCCCATGGTGTTCAGGTCGCTCAGCGCGGTCTTGTATTCCAGCAGCTTGGTGTTGATACCCTGAATTAGCGCCTGCTTCTCGGTCCATTGCTCGGACCACGCCTCCATGCGGTTGAGACGGTGGCTTTCGAGGTTGACGGTAGCCTCGATAATGGAGTCGAAATCGGTGCCGCTGCCGAGACCGGTGAATGTGATGGAGCCGGACCAGTATTCCGTCATGTCTGCTGCCTCCTGAAAACTAGAGGTAGTCCATCAGGCTCATTTTCATGAGCTTGGACGAAGTGGTCAGAACGGACTCGTAAATATACTGGGCCCGTGCGAGGTCCGAGGTGAGTTGTGTCACGTCGGCATCCTCGATGGACGAGATATTGGTATTGGTCGATTCCTTGCTCATGGACACTGCTTCCTTGGCGAATTCCACGCGCACCTCCCGGCCGCCGATGGCGCCCTGTGCTGTGGAAAGGGTTTCGTGCGCGGCGCTCAATCCGTCGATCATCTCCGCGATACCCTTCTGATCGTTCGTTTCCAGAAAACCTATGAATTTTCCGATGGACTCGAAGAGATTTGCAGGCGTGTCCAGAATGGAACTGTTGCCGTTTTCTTCCACCCGTCCGCCAAAGATGTCTGCGCCTATGCTGTTTATCTGCACGGTGCTCGACTTGCCGATGGTCAGGTTTATGGCTGCGGAGTGCGGTTCCACGATGAACTGGTCGCCCGCCGTGATTGCCGAACCGCCGTTGGATGCCAGCTGCACAAAGCCGCCGGGGACGGCAAAGGAGGCATTGGAGGTGACGTTGCCGTCTACCCATGTGGCCCCTCTGTCGAGACTGTAGGAATAGGTTATGGGGCCGGGCAGGGAGGCGTTTGAGGCAATGCGTATGGCCACGGAAGAATCAAAGATTCCGTCAGCAGTGGCGGTAACCGTGGAACTGCCATAGTGCTGCACGGTTTCGTCGCCTTCCATATCGCCGGTATAGTAGGCGGCAGGGCGAATCCATACGGCAGTGCCGTCACCTTCGCCCGCTGTTTCCGTGGCGGTTACCACGGAACCTGAGGCCATGGTCGCCTTTGCGGTGCCGAAATCCAGTTCTGTTGCGCCTGCCGCAAGGGTGGCTGTTTGCCACGTGTTGCCGCCGTCCGAGGTGTAGCGGTATTCCAGCTCGTCCACTCCCACGGTGCCGGATTCTGCAAATTCCACATAGATTGTGGAATCTGACGAACCGGAAAAGGAGACGAAAGAGGCATCGGAAAGGGTATCGTCGCGCACGGTTGCGCCAAGGCCCATCTCGTAGGCGTTTGTGTTGGTCATGGAACCGGCGAAGATGGAATCGCCCGCATATTCGGTGTTGGAAATGGCCAGCATCTGCCCCATGAGTTCGCGGGCTTCCTTGGCGATCATTTCGCGCTGGTTGTCGGTGAGCGTGCCTGTGGATGCCTGTTCTGCAAGTTCCTGCAGCCTGGTCAGCACATCACTGGCCTGATTCAGTTCATCGTCGGCAAGCTGCAGCCAGCCGAGCGCGGTGTCCATGTTCTCGTCGTACTGGCCGAGGCGCGTCAGGTAGGTTTTCAGGTCCAGCGAGCGGGACATGCCGCCGGGGTCGTCGGACGGCCGGTTGATTTTCTTCTGCGAGGAGTTCTGCTCGTTCAGCCGGATGATCTCCGCAAGGGAGTTGTTCATGTACTGGACCGATGAATCGAAAAGCATGCTTCTGGCTATACGCATGGGAGTGCTCCTCTAAGACTTCAGGGAAAGGACAACGTCGAACATCTCGTTCGCTGTCTGAATGAGCTGGGCCGCTGCCTGATAAGACTGCTGGTAGCGCGTGAGGTTGGCGTATTCTTCGTCGAGGTTTACGCCGGAAACCTCCTGCTGCATGGAGTCCAGCTGTTTGGCCATTGAGCTTGAGTAGGTGTAACTGCGCGAGGCTGTGTCCATGTCCGTGCCGACCTTGGAAACCAGGGAGTGCAGATGCTCGCTCAGGGTCTGCGAGGCGGAAGAGTGAATGGAGTCGACGGTGACGTCTTTCTCCGCAAGATCGGTCATGGCAAGGGCGTTGGTGTTGTCGCCCGATGCGACAAGGCCCGTGCCGTCCACCACGCTGGCATTGATACGCCCCGTGTTGGCCAGAACACGCGCATCGACCTGCACATCCGAAATGCCGTTGCCGGAGAAAAAGGTGTTCATGCCCGTGGCGGCCAGAATGCCTGTTGTGTCACCCGCAAACTCGAACTGCACGCCGTCTGCTGCCTTTAGAGAGATGCGCCCGTCCGTGACGGAGGCGTTGATCTGCCCGGGGAAGGTGGCGTTTATGGCGGCGGCCACATCGTTCAGGGAGTGCTGGGAAGGATCAAAGCTGCTGAGTCCGGGGGGGACGATGGAGCTGAAATCCACGGCGGTGGTGCCGAGCGGATCGCCCGTGGTCTTGTCGTACAGGGCAAGGGAAATGCCACCTGCGGTAAGTCTGTCCGCAAAGGTGAGCTGCGTGTCCCCGAGGGGGATTGATGCGTCGTTGACCTTGTTGCCTGCCTGCACATTGGCATAATGCTCGGTGCCTGCGCCCTGACTGTGCTGGTAGTTGACCTGCCAGATCAGTTCCTTGGCCAAGGCATCCATCTCTTCCTTGTATGCGGTGATGGACTGGTCGCGCACCTGAAACAGCCCTGCAATGCTGCCGCTGCCGAGCCTGCCGTCGTCTGATGCAAAGGAATTGGCGTTGGGGCTGATGTTCACCTTGTCCGAGGTGGTCTTGTACCAGTACAGCCCGGACTTGGGCACGACATTGAATTCGTCGCCCACGGAAGCATCGTTAGTGGCTGCGGCGTTGGGATCGGTTGCGGAACCGAACCATACGGAAACGCCCTCAATGGAGACGCGGTTGTCGTAATCGCCTGCCGTGTAGGTGAGCTCGTTTCCGTTTTCATCCGTCAGCCATGTCTTGCCGCCATCCAGCGATACCCTGAACGTGGCTGCGCCTGCGGAGCCGTCCGTGGGGCCGGAGCTGACAAAGTCTATGGTCAGTTCGTTTGAGCCGGTACCTTCAAAATACACCTGTCCGTCATAGTTCGAGCCTGCGGTGAGCTGCTTGGAAGATTGCGGCCCCTCAAAGGCCAGCTTGTATGCGTGCGTGCCGTCTACCAGTGTCTGGCCGGATTGGGTGAGCACGGTATACTGGCCGTTTTCCTGATGGATGACATTCACGTCCAGCAGGGAAGAGAGCTGGCGCACGGCCAGGTCCATGGCGTCCTGCAGATCCGTGTTGGTAGAGTTGCCCACGATGCTCTTGTTGTATTCCGCAAGGGTGGCCATGAGCTGGTTGGCTGTATCTATCTGGTCGCTGAGTTCCGAATCGGCTGCCTCGCGTGCGGCGGTGAGCGAATCGTTCAGCGATCGTAACTGGTCGGAAAGCGTGGTGGCATATTCGGTCAGTTCGGTTCTGTAGGCATCGCTTGAGGCGTCCTGCGACAGGGCACCCATGCTGGTGAAGAACTGATCAAGGGCGGAGGAAATGCCGTAGTCTTTTTTTTCGTTGAACAGCTCTTCCACGCTGGAAAGGGAGCTTGCCTGCTGGCCCCAGTAGCTGGTTTCGCTGTTTGAGGCGAGGTACTGCTTTTCCACATAATAGTTGTAGTGGCGGGCAATCTCCTGCACGTCGGCCC from Desulfovibrio subterraneus encodes:
- the flgK gene encoding flagellar hook-associated protein FlgK, coding for MTLNGIYSLGTKALMNAQVGISVTGENIANADAPGYSRKTVTYATSDSFRFRSLYMGNGADVQEIARHYNYYVEKQYLASNSETSYWGQQASSLSSVEELFNEKKDYGISSALDQFFTSMGALSQDASSDAYRTELTEYATTLSDQLRSLNDSLTAAREAADSELSDQIDTANQLMATLAEYNKSIVGNSTNTDLQDAMDLAVRQLSSLLDVNVIHQENGQYTVLTQSGQTLVDGTHAYKLAFEGPQSSKQLTAGSNYDGQVYFEGTGSNELTIDFVSSGPTDGSAGAATFRVSLDGGKTWLTDENGNELTYTAGDYDNRVSIEGVSVWFGSATDPNAAATNDASVGDEFNVVPKSGLYWYKTTSDKVNISPNANSFASDDGRLGSGSIAGLFQVRDQSITAYKEEMDALAKELIWQVNYQHSQGAGTEHYANVQAGNKVNDASIPLGDTQLTFADRLTAGGISLALYDKTTGDPLGTTAVDFSSIVPPGLSSFDPSQHSLNDVAAAINATFPGQINASVTDGRISLKAADGVQFEFAGDTTGILAATGMNTFFSGNGISDVQVDARVLANTGRINASVVDGTGLVASGDNTNALAMTDLAEKDVTVDSIHSSASQTLSEHLHSLVSKVGTDMDTASRSYTYSSSMAKQLDSMQQEVSGVNLDEEYANLTRYQQSYQAAAQLIQTANEMFDVVLSLKS
- the flgL gene encoding flagellar hook-associated protein FlgL, with protein sequence MRIARSMLFDSSVQYMNNSLAEIIRLNEQNSSQKKINRPSDDPGGMSRSLDLKTYLTRLGQYDENMDTALGWLQLADDELNQASDVLTRLQELAEQASTGTLTDNQREMIAKEARELMGQMLAISNTEYAGDSIFAGSMTNTNAYEMGLGATVRDDTLSDASFVSFSGSSDSTIYVEFAESGTVGVDELEYRYTSDGGNTWQTATLAAGATELDFGTAKATMASGSVVTATETAGEGDGTAVWIRPAAYYTGDMEGDETVQHYGSSTVTATADGIFDSSVAIRIASNASLPGPITYSYSLDRGATWVDGNVTSNASFAVPGGFVQLASNGGSAITAGDQFIVEPHSAAINLTIGKSSTVQINSIGADIFGGRVEENGNSSILDTPANLFESIGKFIGFLETNDQKGIAEMIDGLSAAHETLSTAQGAIGGREVRVEFAKEAVSMSKESTNTNISSIEDADVTQLTSDLARAQYIYESVLTTSSKLMKMSLMDYL